A window of Melopsittacus undulatus isolate bMelUnd1 chromosome 2, bMelUnd1.mat.Z, whole genome shotgun sequence contains these coding sequences:
- the KCNE1 gene encoding potassium voltage-gated channel subfamily E member 1, which translates to MLVLSNDTALNSLLSKLLQHYLEQTNSSAPSQAVSASSNLEIIYVLLIIGLFGFFTVGVMLTNIRARRLENSHDPYNTYIATDIWHKKDREYFQAKLIENYKLCCVFENQLAVEQPSMQIPEAKSS; encoded by the coding sequence ATGTTGGTGCTGTCTAATGACACAGCCCTGAATTCACTTCTCTCCAAGCTACTTCAACACTACCTGGAGCAGACAAATAGCTCTGCACCTTCCCAGGCTGTAAGTGCCAGCAGCAACCTGGAAATCATCTATGTGCTGCTGATAATTGGCCTCTTTGGCTTCTTCACAGTGGGAGTCATGCTGACCAACATCCGTGCCAGGAGGCTGGAGAATTCCCACGACCCCTACAACACCTACATTGCCACAGACATTTGGCACAAGAAAGACAGGGAGTATTTTCAAGCCAAGCTCATAGAAAATTACAAGCTGTGCTGTGTCTTTGAAAACCAGCTGGCTGTGGAGCAGCCAAGCATGCAGATTCCTGAAGCAAAGTCTTCCTAG